In Alosa alosa isolate M-15738 ecotype Scorff River chromosome 19, AALO_Geno_1.1, whole genome shotgun sequence, a genomic segment contains:
- the plb1 gene encoding LOW QUALITY PROTEIN: phospholipase B1, membrane-associated (The sequence of the model RefSeq protein was modified relative to this genomic sequence to represent the inferred CDS: inserted 1 base in 1 codon) yields the protein MGIQRWTLVAISVLLLLSTLTDALVPVRESESSSLSQEPDQSPDIYPSFLCASPGPSPSLPSSVHKIRPSDVGVVSALGLYSPQATHVFYMMAEILSLFNPHLATVLPDVSTFKNRDPLEQAEDLALSLSSHEFVEGEQVWRLLLVFVSVDELQVCPGQEDGAVSSATKKVEVMLSTLQSQLHHTLVRVVLWSENSEVIHTCEDVSSSNRGTLEKAILTGALQESLSDLLAARQWFGKRDDFSAVLVSSPLTTNQTTDQHTLRLWAEMLQPMKDQPGVSGDDLTRIVCPTEEMPYLRTQENSPSGSRMSTDSQTAPRLDPKTGSELPCVDRXPSLSTPTSVHALRPGDIKVVAALGDSLTAANGAGSAPSNLLDVMTEYRGLSWCIGGDENLTNVTTLPNILREFNPSLVGFALGTGSENSPTAFLNQAVPGANAHDMPAQARVLIQRMKNDSRIDFQNDWKMITMFIGGNDLCDHCSDSLYFSTANIVSRVKEALDILQAEVPRVFVNLVEVMNIVPLRQLHLDTSVNCPTFLVNILCRCVLKPKEGTQELQTLVDTNRDYQRGMRYLVDSGRYDKHDNFTVVLQPFFREVVIPLLEDGRPDRSYFSPDCFHLSEKAHRLMARALWNNMLEPVGKKTSTYDFSAAISLQCPSQVGPYLRTYKNSDYTYPEPPTSPPPVNNWGSDFSCTDTAPSPTVPTSVHRLRPGDINVVASLGDSVTAGFGAKANNILQLRNEERGVSWCIGGDETLETVSTLPNILKKFNPDVYGFSKGRGGRPNGFNVAVSGAKAAGIPGQVQDLITLWKNDKNVSWENDWKLVTLFIGGNDLCQYCNDRASLSTLNYRNYLRESLDILYNEVPRVLVNVAEILEIEDLRKIKGNGLGCTVLQPNLCPCFLIPGENSPQLYEMKRINRELQVLTEALVNGGRYDGREDFAVVIQPFFQKTIVPMNNAGQPDIDFFSVDCFHFSERGHAGMAIALWNNMLEPVGSKQIYNNFTHDRSKIQCPTKDRPFIFTRVNSASLGTTTSPVTTTSAHVPDTPAPVECSYALPTWATALLTCVGLLIGWAVTSLFFHCRERRSRRKTLAHVEIKTSKF from the exons AGATCTTGTCCCTATTTAATCCACATCTGGCCACCGTGCTTCCAGATGTGTCTACCTTCAAAAACAG gGATCCACTTGAGCAAGCAGAGGATTTGGCTTTGTCCCTCAGCAGTCATGAG TTTGTGGAAGGAGAGCAGGTGTGGAGGCTCCTGCTTGTGTTCGTCAGTGTGGATGAGCTCCAAGTCTGCCCAGGCCAG GAGGATGGAGCTGTGTCCTCAGCCACAAAGAAGGTGGAGGTGATGCTGAGCACCTTGCAGAGTCAG CTGCATCACACCCTGGTCCGTGTTGTATTGTGGAGCGAAAACAGTGAAGTCATCCA CACCTGTGAAGATGTTAGCAGCTCAAACAGAGGCACACTGGAGAAAGCAATACTAACTGGTGCTCTGCAG GAGTCTTTGTCAGATTTATTAGCAGCTCGTCAGTGGTTTGGTAAGAGAGATGACTTCAGTGCTGTGCTGGTCTCCAGTCCCCTCACCACTAACCAGACGACTGACCAGCACACCCTGCGACTTTGGGCTGAGATG CTGCAGCCAATGAAGGATCAGCCTGGAGTGTCTGGTGACGACCTCACAAGGATCGTCTGTCCCACTGAG gAGATGCCGTACCTACGCACCCAAGAAAACTCCCCATCAGGCTCCCGAATGAGCACAGACTCACAAACAGCACCCCGACTGGATCCT aaaACTGGTAGTGAACTCCCCTGTGTAGACC ACCCCTCCCTTTCAACCCCCACCTCAG TTCATGCACTGCGCCCAGGCGATATTAAAGTGGTTGCAGCCTTGGGTGACTCCTTGACA GCAGCCAATGGTGCAGGATCTGCTCCCAGCAATCTCTTAGATGTCATGACTGAGTACAGGGGCCTGTCATGGTG CATTGGGGGCGATGAAAACCTCACCAATGTTACCACTCTTCCCA acATCTTGCGTGAATTCAATCCGTCACTGGTGGGCTTTGCACTGGGGACAGGGAGTGAAAACTCCCCCACGGCTTTTCTCAACCAGGCTGTACCTGGAGCCAATGCCCA TGATATGCCAGCGCAGGCACGTGTACTCATTCAGAGGATGAAGAATGACTCA AGAATCGATTTCCAGAATGACTGGAAGATGATTACCATGTTCATCGGAGGCAATGACCTGTGTGACCACTGCTCTGACAGC CTGTACTTCTCAACTGCGAACATTGTGAGTCGTGTCAAGGAGGCTCTGGACATCCTTCAGGCAGAG GTGCCCCGAGTTTTTGTAAATCTTGTTGAGGTGATGAATATTGTGCCTTTGAGACAACTGCACCTGGACACAAGTGTCAACTGCCCCACATTTCTGGTCAA CATTCTTTGCCGGTGTGTGTTGAAGCCCAAAGAGGGGACTCAGGAGCTCCAGACACTTGTGGATACCAACAGAGACTATCAG CGTGGTATGAGGTATCTGGTGGACTCGGGTCGTTATGACAAACACGACAACTTCACAGTGGTATTGCAGCCCTTCTTCAGAGAGGTTGTGATCCCCCTGCTGGAG GATGGGCGGCCAGATCGGTCTTACTTCTCGCCCGACTGTTTTCACCTCAGCGAGAAGGCTCACAGGCTGATGGCTCGAGCTCTCTGGAACAACATG CTCGAACCAGTAGGCAAGAAGACATCCACATACGATTTCTCTGCAGCCATATCTCTGCAGTGCCCATCGCAGGTAG GCCCCTATCTGCGGACCTACAAGAACAGTGACTACACATACCCAGAACCTCCTACTAGTCCACCTCCGGTCAAT AACTGGGGCAGTGATTTCTCCTGTACAGATACAGCTCCCTCCCCCACCGTGCCCACGTCAG TTCACAGACTACGACCTGGAGATATTAATGTGGTGGCCTCACTGGGAGACTCAGTCACA GCAGGCTTTGGAGCAAAAGCTAATAATATACTGCAGCTGCGAAATGAGGAGCGAGGAGTATCATGGTG TATTGGAGGAGATGAGACCTTGGAGACAGTCTCTACTTTACCAA ATATTCTGAAGAAGTTCAACCCTGATGTCTATGGTTTCTCCAAGGGGCGGGGTGGAAGGCCAAATGGTTTTAACGTGGCAGTTAGTGGGGCTAAAGCAGC AGGGATCCCAGGACAAGTACAAGATCTGATTACATTATGGAAGAATGACAAG AACGTGAGCTGGGAGAATGACTGGAAACTTGTGACTCTGTTCATTGGAGGAAATGACCTGTGTCAGTACTGTAACGACAGG gccagCCTCTCGACTTTGAACTACAGAAATTACTTGAGGGAAAGTTTGGACATTTTGTACAATGAG GTACCCAGAGTATTGGTAAATGTAGCAGAGATTCTGGAAATTGAAGACTTGCGTAAAATCAAGGGCAATGGTCTGGGTTGCACAGTTCTACAACC AAACCTGTGCCCATGTTTCTTGATACCTGGAGAGAATTCTCCACAGTTATATGAAATGAAGAGGATCAACAGAGAATTGCAA GTACTAACTGAGGCTTTGGTCAATGGGGGACGCTACGATGGAAGAGAGGACTTTGCTGTGGTCATCCAGCCTTTCTTCCAGAAAACTATCGTCCCTATGAACAAT GCTGGCCAACCAGATATCGATTTCTTCTCTGTCGACTGTTTTCACTTCAGTGAGAGGGGCCATGCAGGGATGGCCATAGCACTGTGGAACAACATG CTGGAACCAGTGGGCAGCAAGCAAATCTACAACAACTTCACACACGACCGCAGCAAGATCCAGTGTCCTACAAAG GATCGTCCCTTCATCTTCACCCGTGTGAATAGCGCCTCTCTGGGGACCACCACTTCTCCTGTGACCACCACTTCCGCTCATGTTCCTGACACTCCGGCGCCCGTGGAATGCTCATACGCACTGCCTACATGGGCCACTGCACTGCTGACCTGTGTGGGCCTGCTGATTGGCTGGGCGGTAACTTCGCTGTTCTTTCACTGCCGTGAGCGCAGGAGTAGGAGGAAGACATTAGCCCATGTGGAGATAAAGACCTCAAAGTTCTGA